Below is a window of Desulfovibrio desulfuricans DNA.
TCACAACCCGGATGCGCGAATCATTGCGCGCGTGCTCGGCCAGGATAGCTGCCGTTGCATCCTCTGAAGCGTTGTCGATGATCAGAAAAATGAAGTTGGAAAATGTTTGGCCCAAAATGCTTTCCACGGCTTCTTTGAGGTGCGCCTCTCCGTTGAAAACACTCATAAGAACCGTAAGGGGCGGTTTGGTGTACTGCGGGAGCTGTGCCCTCTGATCGCTGCTGCTGGCATAAAAGTCTTTATCCAGATGCTGCAGAAAGTGGAGCAGGGGATTGCGTCCAGAGGCCAAAGCGTCTGGAAAGGCGCTCAGATACAGGAGTGGATCAAAAAATTCGTTGGGGCGATAACCCTTTCTGGGGCCGTAGCGCAAAAAATGCACAAGGGGCGGCATGGTGGCGGTACGTCCCAAAAGGTAACAGCGCCTGTACCATGCCTCGTCAAATAGTCCGCTTTCTTCCACCAGACGCAGTTCCTGATCTGTGGGGCAGGCATACACGGGAAGATCATCGCAGCAAACGGGCTGGATGTTGGCGCGGGGGATCATTATTCAAATCTCCTTTGAAAGCTTTTCCATAATTTTGAGGCGGCTGTACGCGCGGCCTCGGCATACCAGCGCAGAGTGCCGGGCCATGGCCTACCGAAATCGCGGAATAGCCATTCCCTTCGGGCTGCCGCAGAAAGCCGCGCCATGGATGCAAAGGGTTCTTCGCTAAAGGCGTCCATGCGCGTATGCCCCTTGCTGGATGCAGTGCTGAGCAGTAATGCTTCCCACTGGTCGAAAATCGGCCCTGGGGCATATTCTTGCGCGGTCTTTAAGGCTCCTTGAGCAAGCGTGTTGCGTAATGCTGCGCTACCCATGGCTTTGGCCAGGGTGTCGGCAAGGCTTTGCGGGGTCATTTCCGGCGCCAGGAGGCCGTTTTCGCCATCTTTGATTATGTGGTTCACGCCTGCGCACCCGGCAAAGCCAATGGCAGGCGTCCCCTGCGACATGGCTTCAAGAACGGTCAGTCCAAAACCTTCGCAGCGCGAGGGAATGCAGAAAAGCTGCGCCTGAGCGAATATGCCCAGCGCCAGGTCGGCAATGCCGCGCATGCGTATTGCCGATTTTGCCGGACTTTGGGCGATGGCTTTGAGGATGGCGTTTTCCTCTTCGCCATAGCCCCATATATCCAGCATCCAGTCGGGAAAACGGTCGTGCAGCAGGCCAAAAGCTTCAACCAGTAGTGGTATCTGCTTGACCGCAGCAAAGCGCCCAAGGCTTACCAGGGTGAGGGGTTTCGTTTGATGTTTTGCCGCAGGGGCAACCACGTCTGGCGCAGAGTTGGGAATAAATGTCACCCGATCATGCAGCCACGCGGGCAAAGAATTGATGAACTCTGGCAGGAGCAGATGTATGGCGTCAGCTCCACTCATGGCTGCCAGCCTTCCTGCACGACTCCAAAACTGTTCCACCCGGGCCGGAAAGCTGTGCTCGGAGTATACCAGTGGAATGCCTGTTCCCATGAGGACGACAGCCCAATAGAGTTGCATTGCTCCACCCTGCATGGAGAGGGCAACATCGTAATTTTCTTGTGAGATTTTTTTTCTCAGCAAGGCAATATTTTCGTGCTTGTCTGACAGGCTGACCCTGAACATCCGTATACGAGCGTCAAATTTGTACGGAGGCTCTTTTTTTGATGTGGCAGAACTGTAAATGCTGACCTCATGACCCCGCGCAATCATGGCATGTGCCAGTTCCCATGTGAACTTGGGCCCCCCGCCATAAAGCCAGTAGTGCATATCAAACAATATGCATATTCGCAGAGAGCGCTGCCCTGCCAACGCGGCAGAAGGCGGAGCCGATAGTCCAGTTTCCATGGTCGGCTCAGATTGACGATTGTTGTATTTTTCTCACGGCAGCGATCATTTTACCTTCCAGCCCTGGCGAAGGCGCAATGCAAAGCCGTTTTAATATGTAGTTTACGTCAATGATGTTGTCTCGAATCAGAGGAGAAAACACATTATAGCTATCATAATTTTTTGAAGAGTCTGGCGGTTGTGGAATAAAAACGTCGTCGCAAAGCAGTATTCCGTCGTCAGCCAGCAGGTGCCAGGAATTGCACAGGTCAAATGCTACATCCGGATAGGTGTGTCCGCCGTCCATCCAGATGATGTCAAATGGACCGGAAATGTATTTGGGGAGCAGAAAACTGTTTTTCTGAATAAACGTAATGTTGTCTGCCTTGAGATTCTTTGCGCGCTGTTCTTCGAGCGTACGTTTTTTGTCGGGATTTTGCCGGCCATAGCTTGAGATATATCGCTGTGAATCATCAGGCAGGTCGCACGTGACTATCTGCGCATGAGGGTACAGCGCAGAGAGAAAAGCTGCGGTATCACCGGAAAAAGTGCCTATTTCCAGAATCCGCCTGACTTTTTCCGGTGCAATTGCCGCCAGCGCCAGCCAGTGCTGGGAGGCGTTTTCGCACATGTCTTCATGGAAAGGGCCAGCCATGCCCAGAAGCGGCAGGGTTGCATTGGTTCTTTCAATGGCTTTTTTATAATCCCAGCCTATTTTTTCAAAACGCGCGGCCTGCAAAATGAAGGCGCTTTCAGACGGAGTATCTGCCAGCTCTATTTTTGCCTTGATAGCTGCAACGTCCTGGCTGGTCAGGTTGGCAAAACTCGCCGGGATGTCTTCCTGTTTGTCCAGAACACGCCCCGTCAGCCTTTTGTCGATCTCCACGCCGTTCCAGGTGCCCTTGTGCAGGCAGGGGAGGTCTTCAATGCCAAGCCATGAGGTAAGACGCGCCATAACGGTTGCCGTGTCGCAAACAAGATCCGTAAAGTCGATTGTCATAAAGCGGTCAGGCTGCTCGTTGGCAAACCGTGCAGCAACGTCTTTTGCCTTGATCATCCGCCTGAGCCAGTCAGATTTGAATGTTGTCAGCTCCTCCAGCGCCTCCTCGGCCGAAATCCCCCGTGTGAACGCTTCTCTTTTGCTGTGGGCGTACAATACTTCCTGCATGTCGCGCATGATATAGACGATCTTGGCCTGCGGATACGTTTGCAGGATGATTTCAAAACGGAAAAAGTCGACCTGGGGCATGCTCACGCCCCATTTGGCCTGAGGGGCATCGGGCATCAGGTACTGCCCCAGTGCGGAATACACTTCGCTGAAGACAGATTGGGCATCCAGCCGCTCCAGAGTGGCGAGCCTGTCCATAAGGGTTTTGTCGAGCCCATAAAAATCAAGGTTGAAAGGCAGCTTGACGATATTGTCGCCCGAAACGGTAAAGGGAATGTACCCTTGACGGGCGAAGCCCTCCAGGTGGCTCCAGCGCCCAGCGCATGTCAGGGCCGCACGGGCATCGCACAACTTTTCTGTTTTTTCGTCAAAATGGTACAGCATGGGCGGCTTCCAGGCAGACAGGTAGCACAGGGCCGAGGCCATGAAATCATGCCAGAAGGAAAAGCTGAGTACGTCAGGATGCCCATTCAGCAGCGAGGCCAGCAGGCCCTTGCCTGAAACCTGCGAGCCGCAGAGGCAAAGAGGGGAAATTGTGCTCTTGTTCATCTATGCCTCCAGGGGGGCCCAAATGATTTCACGCTGTTTCAGGCCGTAGCGTATCAATGCCTGCTCAATGCCGGGCATGTGCAGCCTGCGGGCAAAAACTACAATGGGCAGATTGCCGTCCTTGGCAAACTCTTCCGCCATGTGCTCGGGGTTGCGTATTTCCAGCCCGTCCACCTTGGCCGGAGCGCTGCCCACGTCCACCAGAAAGCAACGGGCGTTCACATTGCTGAAAAACTGGCGGTATTGACGCCATGCGGCACCGCAGCCCCAGAAATAAACTTCTCGGCCAGCGAGGGCCTTGGCGCGTTTTTCCACCTCGCCCAACAGAACAGTGTTGAACAGGGTATGTATTTTGTCGGGCAGGGCGGCCAGCTCTTCAAAGGAACAGTCCTCGCCGGGAAGCTGCGCAAAAGCCTCGTCGTCAAGCAGGCAACGCAGATAGAGCATCAGGCCGCGATAGTAGAGATGCCGCTCGTGCCTGTGTTCAGGCAGCACGAATGGATATTGGTCGTACAGGGCATCAAAGGGCAGCCCCTGATACAGAAAGTATCTGCGTTTTGGGGCGAGGTGCGGCCCTTCAACTATGGGCAGGTGAACAACCCTTTTGAGGGCTTCGGCGTATTCTGCGTCCGTATCCACGCAAAACAGGCTTTCATCGTTGTCCTTGAGGCGCAACGGTACGTTAAAACCTTTGAAAAACGATGGGAGGTCCTCGTCCTCAACAATGTCTTCGCGGTAGTTGCCGGGGTACCAGGTCTTTGCATAGCGCTCTATGGTGTCCACATCGTACTGTTGATCCACAACACTTACCTGATCGTTGAGGCGAATCAGCTTGCGTTTGCGGAAGTCGCCCAGCAGGCTTGGGCTGAAAAGCTCGCCTCTGTGGCCAAGTAATTGACGCTCGCCGGGCAGGCACATGCCGCAACGCGGGCAAAGCTGGCTGACCTGTTCCTGAAACTCATGCGGCTTGCGCTTCCACCATCCGGCCTCAACGGGCCATGCGTTGGCGCCGTCAAACAGCAGCATGTCCAGAGCTGCGCCCACTTCGCAAAAGTAGGCTCCGTGAATGTTGACGGTGGGGCTCCAGCAGCGTTGCAGCCAGCAGTTGTTGATGAGCTTCCACATCAGGGCCTTGTCGGGTACGGCCTCTTCTACTGCAATGGTCAACGGGTGATGACTGCACGAGGTCATCTGTTCTTCGTTATGGGGGTTAAAGCGGATGGTGCGGTAGGTGCGCGTCATGTCCGAATTGGTTTCCGGCCACTGCGTCCACGGATATTCCGGCTTCCAATTGTACAGCGAATTGGGATCCAACGGCGTGGTGCTGACGGTCTTGGGCGTGCTGGGCAGGCCAGACGTGAAGATGTTCAGCTTTTCCTGCGGCAGATGTTTGCGCAGCAGAGCGTTGATTTCGTCAAACTGCGGGTGGAGCAGGGGTTCGCCGCCGATGATGCTGACCTCTGTGGGCCAGTCTTTATAGGCAAGAATAGCGGCCTCTATTTGCTCCAAAGGCATGTGACGCCGTTGATCCGGTCGCAGATGGCGCTCATATCTTGTGCAGTATACGCACGAGTGGGGGCAAACAGTCGTAATGTCGATAAGTGCGCTCCAGCGCTTGTAGATATAGTCCACAATTATACTCCGGATGTAGCAATAAATGTGTTGTAGTCGCGCTCGTCAAGGACGGATTTCGCCTCACGATGCCAGATTGAAAATAGTGGGCCGAGAGGTGTCATCCAGTCGCTGCGGTGTACTGCGCCGGGGGCGAAACGCCATGGTTTGTTGCAGTTAAGGTAGTGCAGAAAAAACGGCACATTACCAGACAGCACAGATCCATTAAACATGTTAAACCTGTCATCAAGCGGCATGCAGAAATTTTCATCCAGCATGCAAAAGAAATTCAACAGAGTTTCTTCATTATAGAAGAGAAATTCCGGGCCTATCTTTGCATATGCCTGAGTGCTTTGCCGTGAAAACTGTATTTTTGCCAGTGCTGCATTGTTAGCAAAAACTACGCCAGGATTGTTTAGGGGGGCAAGCCAGTTCCGGGGGGGGAAGCCCTAATTCCTTTTCAATGCCTGTATGATTGTCGGTAATGGAAAAAGATCTGGCAGCAGGGTTGGCCCCGCTAATGGCAACATAGGGCGTGCGGGCAAAAATTTCATTCGGGCGGAAGGGCTGCACGCAAACAATGTCGGCGTGCAAACCCAGGCTGAAAGTATAGCCCCGCTCGTAGAGCATCTCTGGAGCAAAAAGTTGCACATAGGCTTCGGGCGTTGTGTGCATGTGCTTGATGTCAAAGCTGTTTCCATCGCCGCTATGCAAGACTTCAATATCATATTTGCGCAGCAGTGCCTTTCCTGCGTCTGACAGACGGTGGGCATCGGTAACAAAAAATGCATCGGCTTGTGCTGTTCGACGGCGCGTTGATTCCAGCGCCACAATGGCGGGGAAAAGATAATTTTCATCGCCCGCGCAAAACAGGGCGTAGTCTTTTTGCCTGCTTGCGGTCATCGGCAAGGGGCCAGTTGGCTCTTCTTGCTCAAAAATGTGGCGCAGGCCGTGCAACAAAAGATCTTGGCGGGCCAGAGCGGCCTCGCTGCGCGCTTGCGCCAGGCCAGCTGCAACGCTGCTGCTGTCGCTGTCATCAAAGTCACTGCCGCCGCCACGGAAAATAAGACGCACGTTGGGCAGGGGCGGGGTAGCACCCTGTGCTCTAGAGTCGGCCTGATGCGCCGCTTTGCGCAGCACAAGCGATGCCCAGAAATCAGCGGTGAAGCATGAGCGTGCAGGAGTCAAAGCGTGCTGCGCCGCGGTTGTGACCAAGGTATCAGGGCCGAACGAAACAGGCGAAGGCGTAAGCTGCACAACGCTTTTTCCAAACCAGCGGGCCTCATCAAGCCTTTTGCTGTTCAGACCCACCACCGTGCTGATGGACGGGTGCGACAGCATCATGACAGTATTTTTTAAAAAAAGATGGGGTGCTGGCAGCATTACTGCGTTCAGTTCTTGGCGCAGCAGCGCTTCATCCTGCCCGGAAAGGCCGGGCCCGGGCGTGTACGGCCCGTTGCGGTTCACATATGCCAGAACAACAGGGTGCTGTTCCGCCAGATCCCGCAGTGTTTGCGCGTGCGCGCTGAAGCTGTCGCGCTGATTGTCCGGGGTCAGAGGCAGGGGATCCATCCAGTCCTGAGCCAGCACAAGCAGGGAGTTTTCAGGAATATAGTTTAAAAAAGCATTGGGGGCGTAGCGCGCTTTCTGCCAGTCTGCGCAGCGTTCTATCTCTTCATCCTCCAGGCAGTTGAGGCCCAGAGTTTGAGCGATTTCCGGCACATTGGTGGAAAAAGCAAAAACAAGATCGGGCAAGAAACTCGCCGGATGGATATGGGCATTGATCCAGTCTATACCGCAGGCGGTGAGCACGCTGGTTGTGAATGTGGAAAGGCTGTAGCCAACCACAAGCACATTTTCGCAATGCTGGGCGTTGGTAAGGATGTGCTGCCTGGCAAATGCGCAGGCCTCTTCAGTCACGCCTTGGCGGCACAGGCAAAGCCAGTCGTTCTGCTCGGGGGCCGGAGTGCCGTTGGCGTTGGCGTAAAAACGGCGCACATCCTGCCGGGCCTGATCGTTGTGCTGTACCAGCCGTACGGAAAGCTTCGTGCCCTGAGCTGCTGGGAGGCGGCAAAGATGGAAAAAGCTTTCGGCAAAATAGTGCCAGTGCATTTCTGCTTTTATTGGCGAAAGGGGTCTGACTGGCGGCAGCCGAAAAAAGTCGCCCAGAAAAACCACTTCGCGCCAGTGCGCGGCGGATTGTTGCTTTGCGTCCATGATCAAAACGGCTTGTTGGGCTTGGGTTGCAAGGTTTGCAGGCAACCGAGTATTTTTGCGGCATTGTGACGGTTGCCGAGCAAAAGCACCTTTATGAACGTGCGGGCATCCGTATGCCGCAGCATGGCGTCAAGGGTCGCGTCTGAAATGATCATTCCGTCCTTGTTAACCGCCGCCGTGCTTGCGTGCCCCACCTTTACGCTCAGATGTTCCGTCAGCACGTTGCGTAGCGCATCCTGCAGGGATTGCGGGCATCCGTGCTGCTCAAAGTAGGCGGGCAATTCCTGCAACATATGCCATACGTAAGTGGCGCGTTCCGGCCCTTCAGCGAATTTCATTCTTTCGTTGGAAAAGTCGTAGGCATAGCCGTAGGCTGCGTGCGGGCTGCCAACATATTTTTGGGCATGAAAGGCTGTGGTCAGGCAGATGCAGGCGTCTTCCACAAAGCGCCGCACACTGCTGCGCTCCAACGCATCGCACGCCTTTAACGCAACGCTGCGGGAGAGAAATTTGTTCCAGACCGTGGACTGCTGCTGGAAATTGGGTGAGGTAACGTAGGTTTGAAAGATGTCCTGTCCCGTCAGATGCTCTACGGGCGGATCCATGGTAAGAAACCATGCGGCAAAACTGCCATCGGCATTGATGCGGGCAGTGCGAAAGTGCAGAATATCCGGCTGCTCGCGTTGAA
It encodes the following:
- a CDS encoding glycosyltransferase; protein product: METGLSAPPSAALAGQRSLRICILFDMHYWLYGGGPKFTWELAHAMIARGHEVSIYSSATSKKEPPYKFDARIRMFRVSLSDKHENIALLRKKISQENYDVALSMQGGAMQLYWAVVLMGTGIPLVYSEHSFPARVEQFWSRAGRLAAMSGADAIHLLLPEFINSLPAWLHDRVTFIPNSAPDVVAPAAKHQTKPLTLVSLGRFAAVKQIPLLVEAFGLLHDRFPDWMLDIWGYGEEENAILKAIAQSPAKSAIRMRGIADLALGIFAQAQLFCIPSRCEGFGLTVLEAMSQGTPAIGFAGCAGVNHIIKDGENGLLAPEMTPQSLADTLAKAMGSAALRNTLAQGALKTAQEYAPGPIFDQWEALLLSTASSKGHTRMDAFSEEPFASMARLSAAARREWLFRDFGRPWPGTLRWYAEAARTAASKLWKSFQRRFE
- a CDS encoding glycosyltransferase family 2 protein yields the protein MPELSLIVPHHNHLQCLPHLLDSVLAQDFKDIEVVLVDDCSDEPCLPLVEAYRTKGLNITLLPHTAPIYTMRARLEGMRAAKGNIIGFADADDLIWGTESLGKNVALFQREQPDILHFRTARINADGSFAAWFLTMDPPVEHLTGQDIFQTYVTSPNFQQQSTVWNKFLSRSVALKACDALERSSVRRFVEDACICLTTAFHAQKYVGSPHAAYGYAYDFSNERMKFAEGPERATYVWHMLQELPAYFEQHGCPQSLQDALRNVLTEHLSVKVGHASTAAVNKDGMIISDATLDAMLRHTDARTFIKVLLLGNRHNAAKILGCLQTLQPKPNKPF
- a CDS encoding radical SAM protein; translation: MDYIYKRWSALIDITTVCPHSCVYCTRYERHLRPDQRRHMPLEQIEAAILAYKDWPTEVSIIGGEPLLHPQFDEINALLRKHLPQEKLNIFTSGLPSTPKTVSTTPLDPNSLYNWKPEYPWTQWPETNSDMTRTYRTIRFNPHNEEQMTSCSHHPLTIAVEEAVPDKALMWKLINNCWLQRCWSPTVNIHGAYFCEVGAALDMLLFDGANAWPVEAGWWKRKPHEFQEQVSQLCPRCGMCLPGERQLLGHRGELFSPSLLGDFRKRKLIRLNDQVSVVDQQYDVDTIERYAKTWYPGNYREDIVEDEDLPSFFKGFNVPLRLKDNDESLFCVDTDAEYAEALKRVVHLPIVEGPHLAPKRRYFLYQGLPFDALYDQYPFVLPEHRHERHLYYRGLMLYLRCLLDDEAFAQLPGEDCSFEELAALPDKIHTLFNTVLLGEVEKRAKALAGREVYFWGCGAAWRQYRQFFSNVNARCFLVDVGSAPAKVDGLEIRNPEHMAEEFAKDGNLPIVVFARRLHMPGIEQALIRYGLKQREIIWAPLEA
- a CDS encoding class I SAM-dependent methyltransferase, whose protein sequence is MNKSTISPLCLCGSQVSGKGLLASLLNGHPDVLSFSFWHDFMASALCYLSAWKPPMLYHFDEKTEKLCDARAALTCAGRWSHLEGFARQGYIPFTVSGDNIVKLPFNLDFYGLDKTLMDRLATLERLDAQSVFSEVYSALGQYLMPDAPQAKWGVSMPQVDFFRFEIILQTYPQAKIVYIMRDMQEVLYAHSKREAFTRGISAEEALEELTTFKSDWLRRMIKAKDVAARFANEQPDRFMTIDFTDLVCDTATVMARLTSWLGIEDLPCLHKGTWNGVEIDKRLTGRVLDKQEDIPASFANLTSQDVAAIKAKIELADTPSESAFILQAARFEKIGWDYKKAIERTNATLPLLGMAGPFHEDMCENASQHWLALAAIAPEKVRRILEIGTFSGDTAAFLSALYPHAQIVTCDLPDDSQRYISSYGRQNPDKKRTLEEQRAKNLKADNITFIQKNSFLLPKYISGPFDIIWMDGGHTYPDVAFDLCNSWHLLADDGILLCDDVFIPQPPDSSKNYDSYNVFSPLIRDNIIDVNYILKRLCIAPSPGLEGKMIAAVRKIQQSSI